In Gemmata obscuriglobus, a single genomic region encodes these proteins:
- a CDS encoding ATP-binding protein — MSYKAFKRLVGETSLERKCRWLLGAGVLVLMTGSFWVYSKQTEDLASEQLETTGRALLAPSVARMHVKGDVLKAVDEFQHLAEGDWHWPQTLRGYNVRLLKPKALDDADKPDSDDLPVFTKLTTDPLKNEETRKAPKENAFYYYAAVRAQPSCVECHKDPLRAGVKAVNPDLQPGQVMGVVRIRISTQSIEEGFHTNRALLFSFAIGTSLLIIAGSYLIIRYVIVKPVKHLKEVSEAIAAGELNIRSEIQTGDEFEDLSHAFNRMLRNLTNIQERNRKLIADLDRKVDELARVNMALFESNRLKSEFLSTMSHELRDPLNSIIGFSEVLIAAENLTEKQQRYAGNIMTSGQRLTALINDILELAKLEAGKMRLHPEPFNAAAACEHAAAQIRPQAEKKNIDVRVAADPHAPATRQDAGKVHQIITNLLSNAVKFTPEGGRVTLKAATDGTDLVLTVTDTGVGIAPEEQDLIFEKFRQAANPMTREQGGTGLGLSIVRELAKLLGGDVTVHSELGRGSTFTVRIAARLADEPLLGFELSEEPQLPHPEGAVS; from the coding sequence TCAAGCGGCTGGTCGGTGAGACCAGTTTGGAGCGGAAGTGCCGGTGGCTGCTCGGGGCCGGGGTTCTGGTGCTCATGACCGGCAGCTTCTGGGTCTACTCCAAGCAGACCGAGGACCTGGCCTCCGAGCAGCTCGAAACCACCGGCCGCGCGTTGCTGGCGCCGAGCGTGGCCCGGATGCACGTGAAGGGGGACGTGCTGAAGGCGGTGGACGAGTTCCAGCACCTCGCGGAGGGGGACTGGCACTGGCCGCAGACGCTCCGCGGGTACAACGTCCGGCTGCTCAAGCCGAAGGCCCTGGACGACGCCGACAAGCCCGACAGCGACGACCTGCCGGTGTTCACCAAGCTCACCACCGACCCGCTGAAGAACGAGGAGACCCGCAAGGCCCCCAAGGAGAACGCCTTCTACTACTATGCCGCGGTCCGCGCCCAGCCCTCGTGCGTGGAGTGCCACAAGGACCCCCTGCGGGCCGGCGTCAAGGCCGTCAACCCGGACCTGCAGCCCGGGCAGGTGATGGGGGTGGTCCGCATCCGCATCTCCACGCAGTCGATCGAGGAGGGGTTCCACACGAACCGGGCGCTGCTGTTCTCGTTCGCCATCGGCACCTCCCTGCTCATCATCGCGGGCAGTTACCTCATCATCCGGTACGTGATCGTGAAGCCGGTGAAGCACCTGAAGGAGGTGTCCGAGGCGATCGCCGCCGGCGAGCTCAACATCCGCAGCGAGATCCAGACCGGCGACGAGTTCGAGGACCTGTCGCACGCGTTCAACCGGATGCTCCGCAACCTCACCAACATCCAGGAGCGGAACCGCAAGCTGATCGCCGACCTGGACCGCAAGGTGGACGAGCTGGCCCGGGTGAACATGGCGCTGTTCGAGAGCAACCGGCTCAAGAGCGAGTTCCTCTCCACCATGAGCCACGAGCTGCGCGACCCGCTGAACAGCATCATCGGGTTCTCGGAGGTGCTGATCGCGGCCGAGAACCTCACCGAGAAGCAGCAGCGGTACGCGGGCAACATCATGACCAGCGGCCAGCGGCTGACGGCGCTCATCAACGACATCCTGGAGCTCGCCAAGCTGGAGGCGGGGAAGATGCGGCTGCACCCGGAGCCGTTCAACGCGGCCGCCGCGTGCGAGCACGCGGCGGCCCAGATCCGCCCGCAGGCCGAGAAGAAGAACATCGACGTGCGGGTGGCGGCCGACCCGCACGCGCCGGCCACCCGCCAGGACGCCGGCAAGGTGCACCAGATCATCACGAACCTGCTGTCCAACGCGGTGAAGTTCACCCCCGAGGGCGGCCGGGTGACGCTCAAGGCGGCGACCGACGGGACCGACCTGGTGCTGACGGTCACCGACACCGGGGTCGGCATCGCGCCCGAGGAGCAGGACCTGATCTTCGAGAAGTTCCGGCAGGCCGCGAACCCGATGACCCGCGAGCAGGGGGGCACCGGACTGGGGCTGTCGATCGTGCGGGAGCTGGCGAAGCTGCTCGGCGGGGACGTGACGGTCCACAGCGAGCTGGGCCGCGGGAGCACCTTCACGGTGCGCATCGCCGCCCGCCTGGCCGACGAGCCGCTGCTGGGCTTCGAGCTGAGCGAGGAGCCGCAGTTGCCGCACCCGGAGGGGGCCGTGAGTTGA
- a CDS encoding non-ribosomal peptide synthetase has translation MNPRLLNDFFTRAARLWPGNVAIDAPPCPARSARRTVTYAELDRRSDALAARLREFVAGECVVAVALPRNSEHVYLAQLAVLKAGAAYVCLDPAFPDAQLGIILGDARPAAVLTDGPGLARVRRLTPACALDATAAEHFGPHTPLAPAPWLTTESLAYLIYTSGTTGRPKGVMVEHRAIANLVRGDLATFPAAPGDRVAQSSSCAYDSSVEEVWMALAAGATLVVMDDDAARLGPDLVPWLRDEGVTVFCPPPTLLRATGCEHPGRDLPELARIHVGGEPLPQDIADRWAPGRLLVNDYGPTECAVVALRGAVGAGDNIHIGTPVPGIRAWVLNEQLEEVPDGETGELCLGGAGLARGYLNDPELTARKFPVHARLGRIYRTGDLAHRTADGTYVCHGRIDSQVKVRGYRIELEAIESRLAACPGVRAAACRVQGEGPQQQIAAFIVPADSTNVPPFDALKEALRAQLPGYMVPAHFGLLSALPVSVSGKLNRRALPELAAHVPEAHERVVEPRDPTERLIADAARQVLGLTERVSVDHDFFHDLGGDSLRAAMLVSALRDDPLTAGLAVRDLYEARTVEGLARRARQAPPPAHEAPAPAAPAPRAHPLFATVVQTLWLLLGVFTVGPLVYLLAFHIVPDATERLGLTPFLLTAPLLYAAGVALYAVGSVLFAAVVKWLLIGRYRPTRAPIWGSFYVRNWIVQQTARLIPWSFLDGTVFTGAVLRLLGAKVGRGVHIHKGVALVHGGWDLLEIGDNVSIARDATLRLVDLEDGQIVVGPVAIGSGATLDIRSGMAPDTRLGENAYLTAQAYLVPGAAVPAGETWSGVPAAPAGRAPAAPPLPAGARGLPPVAHGLLLCGAKLALAAFTLLPLALAAVLYSWAAGIDTSAATGWFLHPTLGPDELLVGVALSVLSVPVLLVSRCVSMRAMGAIPEGVVSRWGVTYARVLLKRDTLDWANDWLNGTLLWRAWLRGAGMKIGRDTEVSTIFDTVPELVELGPGTFFADGIYLGAPHVHRGTVTLARTTLGSGVFLGNYAVVPAGQHVPDGVLLGVCTVADDRVMTTGTSWFGVPPFELPRREIVEADAGLTHRPSRVRYVNRVFWELLRFALPVAPLLLVVTWFAALEAAQPHVSLETLMFVVVPALDLAFLVALPLFGLALKWALLGRVRPATRGLWSCWCSRWDFNYIAWHYLALAPMQALEGTILLNYYLRALGAKVGRGVVIGDVFACVVDPDMLEMRDGATVSCLFQAHTFEDRVLKMDRVVIGAGASVGVGAVLLYGCHVGAGARVAGHSVVMKRERLLPNRAYAGCPTVVG, from the coding sequence GTGAATCCGCGACTGCTCAACGACTTCTTTACCCGGGCGGCCCGGTTGTGGCCCGGGAACGTCGCCATTGACGCCCCGCCGTGCCCCGCCCGTTCGGCACGCCGCACGGTCACCTACGCCGAACTCGACCGCCGCTCCGACGCCCTCGCCGCGCGGCTGCGCGAGTTCGTAGCTGGCGAGTGTGTGGTCGCGGTCGCGCTGCCGCGGAACTCAGAACACGTGTACCTCGCGCAGCTCGCCGTGCTCAAGGCCGGGGCGGCGTATGTGTGCCTCGATCCTGCGTTCCCGGACGCCCAACTCGGCATCATCCTCGGTGACGCCCGCCCGGCCGCCGTGCTAACGGACGGCCCGGGACTGGCCCGCGTGCGTCGGCTCACCCCGGCGTGCGCGCTGGACGCGACCGCGGCCGAACACTTCGGCCCCCACACGCCACTCGCGCCGGCCCCCTGGCTCACTACCGAGAGCCTGGCGTACCTGATCTACACGTCCGGCACCACCGGTCGGCCGAAGGGCGTGATGGTCGAGCACCGGGCCATCGCGAACCTGGTGCGCGGCGACCTGGCCACCTTCCCGGCCGCGCCCGGCGACCGGGTCGCCCAAAGCTCCTCGTGCGCCTACGACTCGTCGGTGGAAGAGGTCTGGATGGCGCTGGCGGCCGGGGCCACGCTCGTGGTCATGGACGACGACGCGGCCCGGCTCGGGCCGGACCTCGTTCCGTGGCTGCGGGACGAGGGCGTAACCGTGTTCTGCCCGCCCCCCACGCTCCTCCGGGCAACGGGCTGCGAGCACCCGGGCCGTGATCTGCCGGAGCTGGCTCGCATCCACGTCGGCGGCGAACCGCTGCCGCAGGACATCGCCGACCGGTGGGCGCCCGGGCGCCTGCTGGTGAACGACTACGGCCCCACCGAGTGCGCCGTGGTGGCGCTGCGCGGGGCGGTCGGCGCCGGCGACAACATTCACATCGGGACGCCCGTCCCCGGGATTCGCGCCTGGGTACTGAACGAGCAACTCGAAGAGGTGCCCGACGGCGAAACCGGCGAGCTGTGCCTCGGCGGGGCCGGGCTCGCACGGGGATACCTGAACGACCCCGAGCTGACCGCCCGCAAGTTTCCAGTTCACGCGCGGCTCGGTCGGATCTACCGCACCGGCGACCTTGCCCACCGAACGGCCGATGGCACCTACGTCTGCCACGGCCGCATCGACTCGCAGGTGAAGGTGCGCGGGTACCGGATCGAGCTGGAGGCGATCGAGTCGCGCCTCGCCGCGTGCCCCGGCGTGCGCGCGGCCGCGTGCCGCGTGCAGGGCGAGGGGCCGCAGCAGCAGATCGCGGCGTTCATCGTACCCGCCGACTCCACGAACGTGCCGCCCTTCGACGCACTCAAGGAGGCGCTCCGCGCGCAGCTCCCGGGGTACATGGTTCCGGCCCACTTTGGGCTGCTGTCGGCGCTGCCGGTGTCGGTGAGCGGGAAGCTGAACCGTCGGGCGCTGCCCGAACTCGCGGCCCACGTTCCCGAAGCGCACGAGCGTGTGGTGGAGCCGCGCGACCCGACCGAGCGGCTCATCGCCGACGCCGCCCGGCAGGTGTTGGGACTGACCGAGCGTGTGTCGGTCGATCACGACTTCTTCCACGACCTCGGCGGCGATTCGCTCCGCGCCGCGATGCTGGTTTCCGCCCTCCGCGACGATCCGCTGACCGCCGGGCTGGCGGTGCGCGACCTGTACGAGGCGCGGACGGTCGAAGGGCTGGCCCGGCGCGCCCGGCAGGCCCCGCCTCCGGCGCACGAAGCACCTGCGCCTGCCGCGCCCGCGCCTCGTGCGCACCCGCTGTTCGCCACCGTGGTCCAAACCTTGTGGCTGCTGCTCGGCGTGTTCACGGTCGGGCCGCTGGTGTACCTGCTCGCGTTCCACATCGTCCCCGACGCGACGGAGCGGCTCGGGCTGACGCCGTTTCTGCTCACCGCCCCGCTGCTGTACGCGGCCGGGGTCGCGCTGTACGCGGTCGGTTCGGTGCTCTTCGCGGCGGTCGTGAAGTGGCTGCTGATCGGCCGCTACCGGCCGACCCGCGCGCCGATCTGGGGCAGCTTCTACGTCCGCAACTGGATCGTCCAGCAGACCGCGCGGCTGATCCCGTGGAGCTTCCTCGACGGCACCGTGTTCACCGGCGCCGTGCTGCGGCTGCTCGGCGCGAAGGTCGGCCGCGGGGTTCACATCCACAAGGGCGTGGCGCTCGTTCACGGCGGCTGGGACCTGCTCGAGATCGGCGATAACGTGAGCATCGCCCGCGACGCCACGCTCCGGCTGGTCGACCTCGAAGACGGGCAGATCGTGGTCGGCCCGGTCGCGATCGGGAGCGGCGCGACGCTGGACATTCGGTCGGGTATGGCTCCCGACACGCGCCTCGGCGAAAACGCCTACCTGACGGCACAAGCGTACCTGGTGCCCGGCGCCGCGGTGCCGGCGGGCGAAACGTGGTCGGGCGTTCCGGCGGCTCCGGCCGGGCGCGCGCCCGCCGCGCCGCCGCTCCCGGCCGGGGCGCGGGGGCTGCCGCCGGTCGCCCACGGGTTGCTGCTGTGTGGCGCGAAGCTCGCGCTGGCCGCGTTCACGTTGCTCCCGCTGGCCCTGGCCGCCGTGCTGTACTCGTGGGCCGCCGGGATCGACACCTCCGCCGCGACCGGGTGGTTCCTCCACCCCACCCTCGGACCCGATGAACTGCTCGTCGGCGTCGCTCTGTCGGTGCTGTCCGTCCCGGTGCTGCTGGTGTCGCGCTGCGTCTCGATGCGCGCGATGGGCGCGATCCCGGAGGGCGTGGTGAGCCGGTGGGGCGTCACCTACGCCCGCGTGCTGCTCAAGCGCGACACCCTCGACTGGGCGAACGACTGGCTCAACGGCACGCTCCTGTGGCGCGCGTGGCTCCGCGGCGCGGGCATGAAGATCGGGCGCGACACCGAGGTCAGCACGATCTTCGATACCGTGCCGGAGTTGGTGGAACTCGGGCCGGGCACCTTCTTCGCCGACGGCATCTACCTCGGCGCCCCGCACGTCCACCGCGGGACCGTGACGCTCGCGCGCACGACGCTCGGGTCCGGCGTGTTCCTCGGGAACTACGCGGTCGTACCGGCCGGGCAGCACGTTCCGGACGGCGTGCTGCTCGGCGTGTGTACGGTCGCCGACGATCGCGTCATGACCACAGGCACGTCGTGGTTCGGGGTGCCGCCGTTCGAGCTGCCCCGGCGCGAGATCGTCGAGGCCGACGCCGGGCTGACGCACCGGCCGTCGCGCGTCCGGTACGTGAACCGCGTGTTCTGGGAGCTGCTGCGGTTCGCCCTCCCGGTGGCGCCGCTCCTGCTGGTGGTGACGTGGTTCGCGGCGCTCGAGGCGGCGCAGCCGCACGTGTCGCTGGAAACGCTGATGTTCGTGGTGGTCCCGGCGCTCGATCTGGCGTTCCTGGTCGCGCTGCCGCTGTTCGGGCTGGCGCTCAAATGGGCGCTGCTGGGGCGGGTGCGCCCGGCCACGCGCGGGCTGTGGTCGTGCTGGTGCAGCCGGTGGGACTTCAACTACATCGCCTGGCACTACCTCGCGCTGGCCCCGATGCAGGCGCTCGAGGGCACGATCCTGCTCAACTACTACCTGCGGGCGCTGGGTGCGAAGGTCGGCCGGGGCGTCGTGATCGGGGACGTGTTCGCCTGCGTGGTCGATCCCGACATGCTGGAGATGCGGGACGGGGCGACCGTGAGCTGCCTGTTCCAGGCGCACACGTTCGAGGACCGGGTGCTGAAGATGGACCGCGTGGTGATCGGGGCGGGGGCCTCCGTGGGCGTCGGTGCGGTGCTCTTGTACGGGTGCCATGTCGGTGCGGGCGCCCGGGTCGCGGGGCACAGCGTGGTGATGAAACGTGAGCGACTGCTGCCGAACCGCGCCTACGCCGGGTGCCCGACCGTCGTGGGCTGA
- a CDS encoding endonuclease V, whose protein sequence is MLINRLHDWPASEAEAVAIQHALRERVDVSAPPPGTISLIAGCDIAYHLTEPRLFAAVVILKMNDLSVVEELTVSREVTFPYVPGLLSFREVPALLELFGNLRHTPDAVMLDGQGIAHPRRFGLACHLGLWLDLPCVGCAKSWLVGDYAEPGRTAGEASPLSVDGAEVGAVVRSATGVKPVFVSPGHRIDVASATQLVRATLSGYRHPAPTRAAHIAAGRLRTAAGV, encoded by the coding sequence ATGCTCATCAATCGCCTCCACGACTGGCCCGCGAGCGAAGCCGAAGCGGTCGCGATCCAGCACGCGCTCCGCGAGCGCGTGGACGTTTCCGCGCCGCCCCCGGGTACGATCAGCTTGATCGCGGGATGCGACATCGCGTACCACCTGACCGAGCCGCGGCTGTTCGCGGCGGTCGTTATCTTGAAGATGAACGATCTGTCGGTGGTCGAAGAGCTTACGGTGTCGCGGGAAGTGACTTTCCCGTATGTTCCGGGCCTGCTGTCGTTCCGTGAGGTGCCGGCCCTGCTGGAACTGTTCGGCAATTTGCGCCACACCCCGGATGCAGTTATGCTCGACGGACAGGGGATCGCGCACCCGCGCCGGTTCGGGCTGGCCTGCCACCTCGGATTGTGGCTAGACTTGCCGTGCGTGGGGTGCGCGAAGAGCTGGCTGGTGGGCGATTACGCCGAGCCGGGCCGCACCGCTGGCGAGGCCTCGCCGCTGTCCGTTGACGGGGCAGAAGTCGGTGCTGTCGTCCGCTCCGCGACCGGCGTGAAACCGGTGTTCGTGTCGCCGGGGCACCGGATTGATGTCGCGTCGGCCACCCAGTTGGTTCGAGCGACATTGAGCGGCTATCGGCACCCGGCTCCGACCCGCGCGGCGCACATCGCCGCGGGACGGCTGCGAACCGCTGCGGGAGTTTAG
- a CDS encoding flagellar biosynthesis anti-sigma factor FlgM, with the protein MDGIRHDLVARVRQQIADGTYDTEEKWLLAEEALLRRAEGRI; encoded by the coding sequence TTGGACGGTATTCGGCACGATTTGGTGGCCCGCGTTCGGCAACAGATTGCCGACGGCACCTACGACACAGAAGAAAAGTGGCTGCTGGCAGAGGAGGCGCTGTTGCGCCGGGCGGAAGGCCGGATCTGA
- a CDS encoding Fur family transcriptional regulator, which yields MSLPAIAVSQTPEDKFREYLASRPKPQRFTDQQRELLAHVFARHSHFDAEQLIDNLKTAGKRVSRATVYRTLSKLVDAGLLRRIELGARTVFDHDYGYPAHDHLVCETCHSMTEFQSAELEAILEKVAQEHLFRAEGHTLVIRGICTACNAARSAKPRLVM from the coding sequence GTGTCACTGCCAGCCATCGCGGTCTCTCAAACCCCGGAAGACAAGTTCCGGGAGTACCTCGCCAGCCGCCCCAAGCCGCAGCGGTTTACTGACCAGCAGCGGGAGTTGCTGGCGCACGTGTTCGCGCGGCACTCCCACTTCGACGCCGAGCAACTGATCGACAATCTGAAGACCGCGGGCAAGCGGGTGAGCCGAGCCACCGTCTACCGCACCCTGTCGAAGCTGGTGGACGCAGGGCTGTTGCGCCGGATCGAGTTAGGCGCTCGCACCGTGTTCGATCACGATTACGGCTACCCTGCCCACGATCACCTCGTGTGCGAGACGTGCCACTCGATGACCGAGTTCCAGAGCGCGGAACTGGAAGCGATTCTGGAGAAGGTTGCTCAGGAGCACCTATTCCGGGCGGAAGGGCACACGCTGGTGATCCGCGGCATCTGTACCGCGTGTAACGCGGCGCGGTCCGCCAAGCCCCGACTCGTGATGTAG
- the epsC gene encoding serine O-acetyltransferase EpsC → MATDVRLKEELPSITDELVETYTECSRLNHLAHEPLPNRDAVANIAEDLFEVLYPGYGKRQNLHIGNIAYYVGSLVDALHDKLTTQIARALRHELCHESPHADCEKMAQPKAVELLRRLPAVRKTLEQDVDAAYRGDPAARSHHEIIFCYPGLEAITIYRVAHELHRLGVPFIPRMMTELAHAKTGIDIHPGATIGSGFFIDHGTGVVIGETCHLGQNVKLYQGVTLGALSFTKDEEGGLLHGTYKRHPTLEDNVIVYANATILGGQTVIGARAVVGSNVWLTESVPPDTTVVLEKPKLRLKGAKPVNEPLTYEI, encoded by the coding sequence ATGGCCACGGACGTTCGACTCAAGGAAGAGCTGCCCAGCATCACGGACGAACTCGTCGAGACGTACACCGAGTGCAGCCGGCTCAACCACCTCGCGCACGAACCACTGCCGAACCGCGACGCGGTGGCCAACATCGCCGAAGACCTCTTCGAGGTGCTGTACCCCGGTTACGGAAAGCGTCAGAACCTCCACATCGGTAACATCGCGTACTACGTTGGCAGCCTAGTCGACGCGCTGCATGACAAGCTCACCACACAGATCGCACGCGCGCTGCGCCACGAACTGTGCCACGAGAGCCCACACGCGGACTGCGAGAAGATGGCCCAGCCGAAGGCCGTCGAACTGCTCCGCCGGCTGCCCGCGGTGCGCAAAACCCTGGAACAGGACGTGGACGCGGCATACCGCGGCGACCCGGCGGCCCGGAGTCACCACGAGATCATCTTCTGCTATCCCGGGCTCGAGGCCATTACGATTTACCGCGTTGCGCACGAGTTGCATCGACTCGGCGTGCCGTTCATACCGCGGATGATGACGGAGCTTGCCCACGCGAAAACCGGCATCGACATCCACCCGGGCGCGACCATCGGGTCTGGGTTCTTCATCGATCACGGTACCGGCGTCGTCATCGGTGAAACGTGCCACCTCGGCCAGAACGTGAAACTGTACCAGGGCGTGACGCTCGGTGCGCTCAGTTTCACAAAGGACGAAGAAGGCGGACTGCTGCACGGCACCTACAAGCGGCACCCCACGCTCGAAGACAACGTCATCGTGTACGCGAACGCCACAATCCTGGGCGGGCAGACTGTGATCGGCGCGCGCGCGGTGGTCGGATCGAACGTGTGGCTCACGGAGAGCGTCCCGCCGGACACGACTGTGGTGCTGGAGAAGCCTAAGCTGAGGTTGAAGGGCGCGAAGCCGGTGAACGAGCCCCTCACCTATGAGATTTGA
- a CDS encoding prenyltransferase/squalene oxidase repeat-containing protein encodes MLKLRLLLPALVLTAATALVPSSSRAQPKDDTLKATVEKAAAYLKKSQNENGSWSAEPQNRGVTGIVVTGLIRTGTGADEEPVAKGIKFIEGLVNEKAGHIAGNDSKAGLINYTTSINIQALSAANKADKYKGVIGNAAKYLKEYQWDENRGKKDDSDYYGGAGYAGDKSRPDLSNTAFFLEALKTAGVPKDDPAFKKALVFVSKCQNLESEFNKAPWAAKANDGSFIYTGANGGENRRSDDTKGDTGGYGSMTYAGVKSMIYCGLSKDDKRVQKALEWIGKNYTLDSNPGMPEENSQRGLYYYYHTFAKTMDALGVDEFTDTKGVKHDWRADLLAAITKRQEVDGSFVNKNDRWMEGDKNLVTGYALMALSYCKKK; translated from the coding sequence ATGCTCAAACTGCGTTTGCTCTTGCCCGCCTTGGTGCTCACGGCAGCGACGGCACTGGTCCCTTCGTCCTCGCGCGCTCAGCCGAAAGATGACACACTGAAGGCGACCGTCGAGAAGGCCGCCGCGTACCTCAAGAAGTCGCAGAACGAGAACGGGAGTTGGTCCGCCGAGCCGCAGAACCGCGGCGTCACCGGGATCGTGGTGACGGGGCTGATCCGCACCGGCACCGGGGCGGATGAGGAACCCGTCGCGAAGGGCATCAAGTTCATTGAGGGCCTCGTGAACGAGAAGGCCGGGCACATCGCCGGGAACGACTCGAAGGCCGGGCTCATCAACTACACCACCAGCATCAATATCCAGGCGCTCAGCGCCGCCAATAAGGCCGACAAGTACAAGGGCGTGATCGGCAACGCGGCCAAGTACCTCAAAGAGTACCAGTGGGACGAGAACCGCGGGAAGAAGGACGACAGCGACTACTACGGCGGCGCCGGGTACGCCGGCGACAAGTCCCGCCCCGACCTGTCCAACACCGCGTTCTTCCTCGAAGCCCTCAAGACCGCCGGCGTGCCGAAGGACGACCCCGCGTTTAAGAAGGCGCTGGTGTTTGTAAGCAAGTGCCAGAACCTGGAGAGCGAGTTCAACAAGGCGCCGTGGGCCGCGAAGGCCAACGACGGGAGTTTCATCTACACCGGCGCCAACGGCGGCGAGAACCGCCGCAGCGACGACACGAAGGGCGACACCGGCGGCTACGGCAGCATGACCTACGCGGGCGTAAAGAGCATGATCTACTGCGGGCTGTCGAAGGACGACAAACGGGTACAGAAAGCGCTGGAGTGGATCGGCAAGAACTACACCCTCGACAGCAACCCCGGCATGCCCGAGGAGAACAGCCAGCGCGGGCTGTACTATTACTACCACACCTTCGCCAAAACGATGGACGCGTTGGGGGTCGACGAGTTCACCGACACAAAGGGCGTAAAGCACGACTGGCGCGCCGACCTGCTCGCCGCCATCACGAAGCGCCAGGAGGTCGACGGCAGCTTCGTGAACAAGAACGATCGCTGGATGGAAGGCGACAAGAACCTCGTCACGGGCTACGCCCTGATGGCGCTGAGCTACTGCAAGAAGAAATAA
- a CDS encoding DUF1552 domain-containing protein: protein MPKSISRRTALKGLGTAIALPFLESFASAAPASSVAAAAPKRLAFVYVPNGVNMSQWTPSATGALSELTGILEPLNAHKEYVNVISGLALDKARANGDGPGDHARAMSAFLTGRQPRKTHGADIRAGMSADQHVASVIGDQTRFPSLELGIERGQQAGNCDSGYSCAYSSNLSWRGESTPNAKECDPKAVFERLFSGNDPKELAEARAKRELYNKSVLDFVMEDAKGLNATLGSGDQKKLDEYLSSVREVELQIQKAREANKKPVAKPDMAAPTGIPKEVQDHMRLMADLMVLAFQTDLTRVATLPFANDGSNRPYKMIDVPEGHHDLSHHGRDPKKLEKIAKINAFHMQQFAYLVGKMKAVKEPNGSCLLDNVMLVYGSGIGDGDRHNHDDLPILLAGKGGGTITGGRHIVFPKRSDVPLTNLYLALFERMGAPAKAFGDSTGVLKI, encoded by the coding sequence ATGCCGAAGTCCATTTCCCGCCGGACCGCACTCAAGGGCCTGGGAACGGCCATTGCGCTGCCGTTCCTCGAATCGTTCGCTTCAGCCGCGCCGGCGTCTTCGGTGGCCGCGGCTGCTCCCAAGCGGCTCGCGTTCGTGTACGTGCCCAACGGCGTGAACATGTCCCAGTGGACGCCGTCCGCGACCGGCGCGCTGTCGGAACTGACCGGCATCCTAGAGCCGCTCAACGCGCATAAAGAGTACGTGAACGTGATCTCGGGCCTGGCGCTCGACAAGGCCCGGGCCAACGGCGACGGCCCCGGGGATCACGCGCGGGCGATGTCCGCGTTCCTCACCGGCCGCCAGCCCCGCAAGACCCACGGCGCGGACATCCGGGCCGGCATGTCGGCCGACCAGCACGTCGCGAGCGTGATCGGCGACCAGACCCGGTTCCCGTCGCTGGAACTGGGCATCGAGCGGGGCCAGCAGGCCGGCAACTGCGACTCCGGTTACTCCTGCGCGTACTCCTCGAACCTGTCGTGGCGCGGCGAATCGACGCCCAACGCCAAGGAGTGCGACCCCAAGGCCGTGTTCGAGCGGCTGTTCAGCGGCAACGACCCAAAGGAGCTTGCTGAGGCGCGGGCCAAGCGCGAGCTGTACAACAAGAGCGTCCTCGACTTCGTGATGGAAGACGCCAAGGGGCTGAACGCGACGCTCGGCTCCGGCGACCAGAAGAAACTCGACGAGTACCTCAGCAGCGTCCGCGAGGTCGAACTCCAGATCCAGAAGGCGCGCGAGGCGAACAAGAAGCCGGTCGCGAAGCCGGACATGGCGGCCCCGACCGGCATCCCGAAGGAGGTCCAGGACCACATGCGGCTGATGGCCGACCTGATGGTGCTGGCCTTCCAGACGGACCTCACCCGGGTGGCCACGCTGCCGTTCGCCAACGACGGGAGCAACCGCCCGTACAAGATGATCGACGTGCCGGAAGGGCACCACGACCTGTCGCACCACGGCCGCGACCCGAAGAAGCTGGAGAAGATCGCGAAGATCAACGCGTTCCACATGCAGCAGTTCGCGTACCTCGTCGGCAAGATGAAGGCCGTGAAGGAGCCGAACGGCAGTTGCCTGCTGGACAACGTGATGCTGGTGTACGGCAGCGGGATCGGCGACGGGGACCGGCACAACCACGACGACCTGCCGATCCTGCTCGCGGGCAAGGGCGGCGGTACGATCACCGGCGGGCGGCACATCGTGTTCCCGAAACGCTCCGATGTCCCGCTAACGAACCTGTACTTGGCGCTGTTCGAGCGGATGGGGGCGCCCGCCAAGGCGTTCGGCGACAGCACCGGCGTTCTGAAGATCTGA